One window from the genome of Bacteroidia bacterium encodes:
- a CDS encoding PQQ-binding-like beta-propeller repeat protein, giving the protein MKNLILTGLTIGLASVMSYAQKYDEMKTTWEIEATHPFTETGLSEEKAIVHGSNEKMFTMVSTVDGKVKWSKKFKEIDEQIGKVDLQIPMYESNAVFLFDKKAGKDQMVVVDMETGTKLWSTNKYQGIDDPDEVIYIAELNAYAIVTKTNLTMVKARTGEELWSTVKFSTPVGKYFYDEQENAIVIISMPRNAWQAMFKGFRNQILKINAKNGDVLWEQTFVGIVERKIVTRESVAKIFLRGDKLFLQLNGLQVYEYKTGSPIWAAAYDVTFARELVRPKVYGQVVRFGVYEAIAQPLYDGEYVYILDVKSRKSQYLKKYEVNSGKLIWTSPEIKDARVIPGLYKIDDKIILQIGGAVEVQAISKQTYGNGYVQWTQYFRTIKYQNVKPYEVQAFSTNDGTKSWDSERFRKGITNIFPSGKNIVVSSGKALYSLDYKTGKEAYEIALGDDDIGLAEKIVNPAELGDNVSKDNVIVLGEKGVSSHNIATGAKVWAVKTKKGEFSGIFGENIFFDTEKGDYFSIDANSGKAKFFDSRKNSKSIVSLDGKSIYVFEGKKILKVSAE; this is encoded by the coding sequence ATCTAATTTTAACTGGCCTTACAATAGGTTTAGCAAGTGTGATGAGCTATGCTCAAAAATACGATGAAATGAAAACCACGTGGGAAATAGAAGCCACACATCCTTTTACTGAAACCGGCTTAAGCGAAGAAAAGGCAATTGTACATGGTAGTAATGAAAAAATGTTTACCATGGTCTCTACTGTTGACGGTAAAGTAAAATGGAGTAAAAAGTTTAAAGAAATTGATGAGCAAATTGGAAAAGTAGATTTGCAAATTCCAATGTACGAATCAAACGCAGTGTTTTTATTTGACAAAAAAGCAGGTAAAGACCAAATGGTAGTGGTTGATATGGAAACAGGAACAAAGCTTTGGAGCACCAATAAATATCAAGGTATTGACGACCCGGATGAGGTTATTTACATTGCAGAATTGAATGCATATGCCATTGTAACCAAAACAAATTTAACGATGGTAAAGGCCAGAACCGGAGAAGAACTATGGTCAACTGTTAAATTTAGCACACCTGTTGGAAAATACTTTTATGATGAGCAGGAAAATGCAATTGTTATCATTAGCATGCCCAGAAACGCATGGCAGGCAATGTTTAAAGGATTCAGAAATCAGATTTTAAAAATCAATGCCAAAAACGGTGATGTTTTATGGGAGCAAACTTTTGTTGGAATCGTAGAGAGAAAAATCGTTACCCGCGAATCGGTTGCCAAAATATTTTTAAGAGGCGATAAGTTGTTTTTACAATTGAATGGCTTGCAGGTTTATGAATATAAAACAGGAAGTCCAATTTGGGCAGCAGCTTACGATGTAACTTTTGCAAGAGAATTAGTAAGGCCTAAAGTTTATGGACAAGTTGTAAGATTTGGTGTATATGAAGCCATTGCACAGCCATTATATGACGGTGAGTATGTTTACATTTTAGATGTAAAAAGCAGAAAAAGTCAATATTTAAAAAAGTATGAAGTCAACTCAGGCAAACTCATTTGGACATCACCCGAAATAAAAGATGCCAGAGTTATTCCGGGTTTATATAAAATTGATGATAAAATTATTTTACAAATTGGAGGTGCAGTTGAAGTGCAAGCAATATCAAAGCAAACTTATGGTAATGGCTATGTACAATGGACACAATATTTCAGAACGATAAAATATCAAAATGTTAAACCTTACGAAGTGCAGGCTTTTAGTACTAATGATGGTACAAAATCATGGGACTCTGAACGCTTTAGAAAAGGAATTACAAATATTTTCCCAAGCGGTAAAAATATTGTTGTTTCAAGCGGTAAGGCATTGTACTCTTTAGATTATAAAACAGGCAAAGAGGCCTATGAAATTGCATTAGGCGATGATGATATTGGGTTGGCAGAAAAAATTGTTAATCCTGCAGAGTTAGGTGACAATGTAAGTAAAGACAATGTGATTGTATTAGGGGAGAAGGGAGTTTCTTCTCATAACATTGCCACGGGTGCAAAGGTGTGGGCCGTAAAAACTAAAAAAGGAGAGTTTTCTGGAATTTTCGGAGAAAATATTTTCTTTGATACAGAGAAAGGAGATTATTTTTCTATAGATGCCAATTCCGGTAAAGCAAAATTTTTCGACTCACGTAAAAATTCAAAATCAATCGTTTCCTTAGACGGAAAAAGCATTTATGTGTTTGAAGGAAAGAAAATATTGAAAGTATCTGCCGAATAA